A segment of the Bradyrhizobium sp. CCBAU 53340 genome:
GAGCTGTCGGGAGAGAATGCTATTCGCCCATTTTGCTTGGCGACGTCGCGGAACTGGACTTCCTGCACAGTCATAGGCCAGAGCCTCCCCTCTCATACTTGTCATCATCGGCCGATGCGAAGATCTCCGCTCGAAACCGACAACTAGCTCACTTCTCCCTACCGCGTCGTTGGAGCAGAAGTGGGTATCGGGAAACTTCCAGTCCCGGGCGAGGTACCTCCGAAGCAGAGCTATTGATCCAAGGACCAGGTGAGTATCCTCCCACCCAAAGTGATGACGCTTGGACCCGGCAGGAGACCGGCCGAAATGTACGACTTTTCCGTCAACGTTCAGAACCGCGTTATATCGGTCGTCAGGAGTGTCCTCCAGCAGAACGAGATCGCGGCCGATGTCCACCCAGAGTCGCGGCTCGTGGACATTGGATTGAGTTCGATGGGCATGGTCGAGTTGATGCTTAAGGTCGAAGCCGAGTTCGACCTTATCCTCCCTCAATTTGAGATCACGCCCGAAAACTTTCAATCGGTGAAGGCGATGGAGCAGATGATTCTCAATCAGCTCGGATCCGGCCGGAATGAAGTCAATTGAACAGAGATTCGACTTCGACAACAAGGCGAGCCGCATCGGATGGATGCGTGCGCAGGCCGAGCCAACAACCAGAGACGACGCTCCGCCGCGCAGACGCTCTGCCGCCAAGAGCTGGCTGCAAGCTATCGCGCTAACGGCACAGCTGGAAAACCATCCGCACCGCTTGTTCGCCGACATCGTCGAGGACTGGGCACGGCGTCAGCCTGGTCGACCTGCCCTTCTCTCGCGTGGTCAGTCCCTCACTTATCGGGAACTCTCCGACCGGATCAACCGGTATGCGCGTTGGGCACGGGACCTGGGCCCGCGCGCCGGCCTCACCGTCTGCCTGCTGATGCCGAACCGGCCGGACTACCTGGCCTGTTGGCTTGGTATCAGCAGCATTGGCGGGACGGTGGCGCTGATCAACACCAGGCTCGTCGGTCCGTCGCTCGCACACTGTATCGACGTCGCTCATGCCGATCACCTCATCCTCGCGGCGGAGTGCGAGGACGCGTTCGAAAGTGCGCGTCCCCATCTCCATGGCGCGCCGAAATGTTGGACTGTTGGCATCGACGATTCAGACCATGATCTGGATGCGGCGCTGGCTGCCTTCGAACCGCGACCAGTGTCCTCGACCGAACGGGGCGAAGTCACGATCGATCAGCGTGCGCTTCTCATCTACACCTCGGGCACCACAGGCCTTCCGAAGGCGGCTAACGTCAGCCATCGCCGCGTTCTCGCCTGGGCTGGCTGGTTTGCGGGACTGACCGACGCGTCCACCGACGATCGCCTCTATGATTGCCTACCGCTCCATCACTCCGTGGGCGGTGTCGCTGCCCCCTGCAGCACGCTCTGCGCCGGCGGCTCGGTCGCGATCGCCGAGAGGTTCTCCACTGCCAGGTTCTGGGACGACATCGAGCATTTCGATTGCACTATGTTCCAGTATATTGGCGAGCTCTGCCGCTATTTGCTGAAGGCCTCAACGGTCGAACATGAGGCGCGACACCGGCTTCGATTGGCTGTTGGCAACGGATTACGCGGCGATATCTGGGAGACGTTCGCCAGTCGGTTCGCGATTCCGCAGATCATTGAATTCTATGCCGCAACCGAGGCCAATTTTTCACTGTTTAACGTCGACGGCAAACCGGGCGCGGTCGGCCGGATCCCGCCCGTTCTGGCACATCGCTTTCCAGCCTCCATCATCAAGGTCGATGCCGAAAGCGGCAGCCCGGTTCGGAACATCGACGGGCTCTGCATCGCCTGCACCCCCGGTGAGACCGGCGAGGCCGTAGGGCGTATCGGCAGTGCCGGTCGTGGCGGCTGGTCTTTCGAGGGCTACACGGACCCATCCGAGACCGTCAGAAAGATCTTGCGCGATGTCTTCGCGGTTGGTGATGCCTGGTTCCGCACGGGCGATCTGATGATGCGCGACGAGCAAGGTTATTTGCACTTCATCGACCGTATGGGCGATACTTTCCGCTGGAAGGGCGAGAATGTCGCGACCAGCGAAGTGGACGACGCAATCACGGCCTGCCCCGGCGTTCTCGACGCCGCGACCTATGGCGTTGCGGTGTCTGGGACCGATGGCCGCGCCGGCATGGCAGCCTTGGTGGTGAGCTCGGATTTTGATTTCCGTGTATTCCGGAACCACCTTTCGCGCAGGCTGCCGCCTTATGCAATTCCGGCCTTCGTCAGGCTATGCCCGTCGCTCGAGACGACTGAGACCTTCAGGAAGAAGAAGCAGCGACTGATCCGCGAGGCATTCAATCCCTCGGTGGTGAGCGATCCGCTGTTCCTGCGTGATCCGGCGAGCGGCGACTATCATTCGATCGGCCCGTCCGTTTACGCGCTCGTTAGTGAGGGCGCAATCAAGCTCTGACGTCGGCTCGGAAGCCGAAAATGAGGTGTGTACCATGCTGGTCAAAACGAAGATTTTCTCCATGATGAAGCAAATCGCCGAGGAGCAGAATTTAATGCTCCCGCCGCTTGAGGATGACCTGTCCCTGAACGAAACCGGGTTCGATTCACTGGCCTTCGCCATCCTGGTTGCCCGGCTGGAGGACGAGCTCAATGTCGACCCCTTTACTGCCGCGGAAGACGCAACCTTCCCCTCGACCCTCGGTGAGTTTGTCAGGGCCTACGAGAATGTCCCCGCCTGACGCCATCGCGCTACACCAGTACCTCGGCGAAGGGCTGACGGATCGCACGATTTCCGATGCCCGGCAAAGCGTATGTCTGACAGACATGATCGAGCGTAGCTGCCTGATCGGCGGGTCGTCCTGCGAGCTGTCGGGCCGCTCGGTGCTGCTTGCAACGTCCAGGCAGCTGCTATCCGCGCTTGCCATGATCGAGCTCGACGGCGCCGCCCGCCGCATGCTCCTTTGCCCGCCGGACGTCGATTGGGAGCGCCTTCAGATCCTCATTGCGCAGGCTGCCATCGATGTCATCGTCACCGACCGGGCGCTATCCGGCGACCGCACGGGAAAATGCACAGTTGTCGGCATCGACCTGCCCAAACGAAAGGCCCCGCGGCGGAAAGCAGACCATGTTACCGAATGGTTGATGCTGACATCGGGGACCTCGGGCCTGCCGAAGATCGTCCGACATACGCTCGATGGCCTCGCCGGCGCGATCGTCGCCGACGGGCCTGCGCGCTACCACGGCGCTACGTGGGCGACGTTCTACGACATCCGTCGCTACGGCGGCCTGCAAATCTTCTTGCGAGCCGTGATCGGCGGCGGATCTATGGTGCTCTTAGAGCCCGGGGAAGCCGTCGCGGCGCATGTGGCGCGGCTGCGCGCGAGCGGCGTCACCCATATCTCCGGAACCCCCTCGCACTGGCGCAAGATCCTGATGAGCGGCGCGGCCGCCAACTTCTCTCCGCGCTATGTCCGCCTGTCCGGGGAAATCGCCGACCAAGCCGTACTCGATGCCTTAACACAGGCATTTCCGCACGCGTCGATCGGTCATGCCTATGCCTCGACCGAAGCAGGAGTTGGTTTCAGCGTCGACGATGGACGCGAAGGGTTTCCCGCCCACCTGATGGGACCGAGTCAAGGCGGCGTGGAGATGAAAGTGGTCGAGGGCTCCCTGCGGATCCGTTCGCGACGTACCGCACGCGGCTATGTAGGGGCAGATGCGCCCGCTCTTGTTGACGCAGAAGGATTCGTCGATACCGGCGATATGGTCGAGTTGCGCGGCGAACGATACCACTTCGTCGGAAGACGAGGCGGCATTATCAACATCGGGGGGTTGAAGGTGCATCCGGAGGAGATTGAGGCGGTGATCAACCGGCATGCCTCCGTTCGGATGTCGCGTGCGCGATCACGGAAAAGCCCAATCACGGGAGCCATTGTGGTCGCCGATGTTATCCTCGCGGACGGCACCGATGGAAACCGTCACGAGGCGATCCGCGCCGAGATCCTTAGCCAGTGCAGGGATCGTCTGCTCACTTGGAAAGTGCCAGCCATGATCCGCTTCGTCGAGCGGCTCGACGTCACAGCGGCAGGGAAACTGGCGCGGACCGATGCGTAACGTCCTTGTCACAGGTGGCAGCCGGGGAATCGGCCTTGCCATT
Coding sequences within it:
- a CDS encoding long-chain-acyl-CoA synthetase produces the protein MRAQAEPTTRDDAPPRRRSAAKSWLQAIALTAQLENHPHRLFADIVEDWARRQPGRPALLSRGQSLTYRELSDRINRYARWARDLGPRAGLTVCLLMPNRPDYLACWLGISSIGGTVALINTRLVGPSLAHCIDVAHADHLILAAECEDAFESARPHLHGAPKCWTVGIDDSDHDLDAALAAFEPRPVSSTERGEVTIDQRALLIYTSGTTGLPKAANVSHRRVLAWAGWFAGLTDASTDDRLYDCLPLHHSVGGVAAPCSTLCAGGSVAIAERFSTARFWDDIEHFDCTMFQYIGELCRYLLKASTVEHEARHRLRLAVGNGLRGDIWETFASRFAIPQIIEFYAATEANFSLFNVDGKPGAVGRIPPVLAHRFPASIIKVDAESGSPVRNIDGLCIACTPGETGEAVGRIGSAGRGGWSFEGYTDPSETVRKILRDVFAVGDAWFRTGDLMMRDEQGYLHFIDRMGDTFRWKGENVATSEVDDAITACPGVLDAATYGVAVSGTDGRAGMAALVVSSDFDFRVFRNHLSRRLPPYAIPAFVRLCPSLETTETFRKKKQRLIREAFNPSVVSDPLFLRDPASGDYHSIGPSVYALVSEGAIKL
- a CDS encoding acyl carrier protein, whose product is MLVKTKIFSMMKQIAEEQNLMLPPLEDDLSLNETGFDSLAFAILVARLEDELNVDPFTAAEDATFPSTLGEFVRAYENVPA
- a CDS encoding phosphopantetheine-binding protein, with amino-acid sequence MYDFSVNVQNRVISVVRSVLQQNEIAADVHPESRLVDIGLSSMGMVELMLKVEAEFDLILPQFEITPENFQSVKAMEQMILNQLGSGRNEVN
- a CDS encoding fatty acid--CoA ligase family protein codes for the protein MSPPDAIALHQYLGEGLTDRTISDARQSVCLTDMIERSCLIGGSSCELSGRSVLLATSRQLLSALAMIELDGAARRMLLCPPDVDWERLQILIAQAAIDVIVTDRALSGDRTGKCTVVGIDLPKRKAPRRKADHVTEWLMLTSGTSGLPKIVRHTLDGLAGAIVADGPARYHGATWATFYDIRRYGGLQIFLRAVIGGGSMVLLEPGEAVAAHVARLRASGVTHISGTPSHWRKILMSGAAANFSPRYVRLSGEIADQAVLDALTQAFPHASIGHAYASTEAGVGFSVDDGREGFPAHLMGPSQGGVEMKVVEGSLRIRSRRTARGYVGADAPALVDAEGFVDTGDMVELRGERYHFVGRRGGIINIGGLKVHPEEIEAVINRHASVRMSRARSRKSPITGAIVVADVILADGTDGNRHEAIRAEILSQCRDRLLTWKVPAMIRFVERLDVTAAGKLARTDA